The proteins below come from a single Bacteroidales bacterium genomic window:
- a CDS encoding 7-carboxy-7-deazaguanine synthase QueE codes for MSEDTTDELLLSGKTLPLMEEFYTIQGEGFNTGQAAYFVRIGGCDVGCHWCDVKESWNAKLFPATPTDSIVANVAKCPAKAVVVTGGEPLMYNLNYFCSELKKEGINRFLETSGSHPLSGEWEWICLSPKKNAPPLNPIYSKVSELKVIIANKGDFDWAEKNAKLVNDSCHLYLQPEWSKSKLLMPIITDYIMAHPRWKISLQSHKYMNIP; via the coding sequence ATGTCTGAAGATACCACAGATGAATTACTTTTGAGTGGAAAGACACTTCCTTTAATGGAGGAGTTTTATACTATTCAGGGAGAGGGATTTAATACCGGACAAGCCGCTTATTTTGTGCGCATTGGTGGTTGCGATGTTGGTTGCCACTGGTGTGATGTAAAAGAATCGTGGAATGCTAAACTTTTTCCTGCAACTCCAACAGATAGCATAGTTGCTAATGTGGCTAAATGTCCTGCTAAAGCTGTTGTGGTTACCGGTGGAGAACCTTTGATGTACAATCTAAATTATTTTTGCTCTGAATTAAAAAAAGAAGGAATAAATAGATTTTTAGAAACATCCGGTTCTCATCCGCTTAGCGGCGAATGGGAATGGATATGCTTGTCGCCCAAGAAAAATGCGCCTCCCTTAAACCCAATTTACAGTAAAGTTAGTGAGTTGAAAGTAATTATTGCTAATAAAGGCGATTTTGATTGGGCTGAGAAAAATGCTAAGTTGGTTAATGATAGTTGTCATTTGTATTTACAACCCGAATGGAGTAAATCAAAATTATTGATGCCTATTATTACTGATTATATTATGGCGCATCCACGATGGAAAATTTCTTTACAGAGTCATAAGTATATGAATATTCCTTAG
- a CDS encoding TIGR02757 family protein, protein MDRNQLLEFLEDYTLKYNRPEFIENDPIQIPHQFSAKEDIEIAGFLAASIAWGQRPVIIRNANRLMEMMDYAPADFVRNCSDTDLQVFDTFKHRTFQAVDMQFFISSLQNIYLNFGGLEKVFENGFTTNAKTALIEFNTLFNSISHLKRSEKHLSNPAKNSAAKRLNMYLRWMVRKDNSGVDFGIWRNISPNKLMLPLDVHTSRIGRSLGLLLRKQNDWKAVTEITESLRSFDPNDPIKYDFALFGFGVNEKKQ, encoded by the coding sequence ATGGATAGAAATCAGCTGTTAGAATTTTTAGAAGACTATACTTTAAAATACAATAGACCTGAATTTATCGAAAATGATCCTATTCAAATTCCACATCAATTTTCCGCAAAAGAGGATATAGAAATAGCAGGTTTTTTAGCTGCCAGTATTGCTTGGGGTCAACGTCCTGTAATTATCCGAAATGCAAATAGATTAATGGAAATGATGGATTATGCTCCGGCAGATTTTGTCCGTAATTGTTCTGATACAGACTTACAAGTTTTCGACACATTCAAACATAGAACTTTTCAAGCTGTTGACATGCAGTTTTTTATCAGTTCGCTCCAAAACATATATCTGAATTTTGGAGGTTTAGAAAAAGTATTTGAAAATGGTTTTACGACTAATGCTAAAACGGCTTTAATAGAATTCAACACTTTATTTAATAGTATTTCTCATCTGAAAAGAAGCGAAAAGCACTTATCGAATCCGGCAAAAAACTCGGCAGCCAAACGACTAAACATGTATCTGAGGTGGATGGTTAGAAAAGATAATTCCGGCGTTGACTTTGGTATTTGGAGAAATATTTCGCCGAACAAGCTTATGCTTCCACTTGATGTGCATACAAGTCGTATCGGTAGAAGTTTAGGCTTACTATTACGAAAACAAAACGACTGGAAAGCCGTTACTGAAATAACCGAATCGCTCCGCTCCTTTGATCCCAATGATCCGATAAAATATGATTTTGCTTTGTTTGGCTTTGGCGTTAATGAGAAGAAGCAATAA
- a CDS encoding CHAT domain-containing protein: MSTLLTVSAQETNIKKDFLKRDQEQFNKLIQRKSLDSTYNFLNTFNNRNINNLLSWKILAYEYWKKGDMTNSSNIVFWLKGKTKKFPDPNELYPQLYHLIGNIYFYNNEYDSAIINYKKTISYRENHIQVYDTILIDTYQNISQIYSIKGDSVNTFSYLGKAKEIVYLQSNNIVQLASIYGRFGDSYSRLSHYDLAENYYNEAIEMLDEENPEHQEELGLLYSRKGFLNHFLAKYSKAIDLYKKSLVFFNKANGSVLEKARIIQSQASSLYMLKDYENALNLYLQANSIYRELLPDNHSLLINSYSDLATVYKSLEDYDKAIEYFKLARSLKELKPDQLRVFGETLWKANRIDDAEAMLKWANHLAITKSVIDEKEAADTYFWLGSFYLQTGRDKLLGLYYLNLAVGGYHSSLGDKNEPLGRALLAQAKYFIKENDTEKALEIIQKSIIALTPGFNSTDILINPEKVNIKLSSVTNSIGWKARALAQYYEKTKDIKYLKASFDTYQLSIKLVEGFRLSQKYSSNLILNKEVNNLLNQAIQVSYKLYLLSKESKYFNAGFSLIEQNKSTALLASLQQNDSIHLSNVPNELIKKENSLKQSLLSLEEKMEGLTSNKKTTWIYLQQKQIFKKSLDSIQKVLAANYPEYYRLFYGNNIIQISDVQKQLSKNKVIVDYALSDSLLLVYVISKKEAAVFSKKIPQGFNNSILRLLQLLHHVNTDNSYADYKSFISLAYENYQFLLGDFAEQIKGKELLIIPDGILSYLPFDILLSDTAVNERPNYRDLPYFINDNVCSTLNSAAIYFSYTQKKKANHGQIIAFAPTYTFLDRCDTTIKDDYILMPLLYVNKELESISTFFSPKIFKGEEATKKNFKKEAPKASVLHLAMHAVLNDDNPLESKLVFSNDKHSSGMFTVSELFGMNLSADLAVLSACNSGNGKLNKGEGIMSLSTGFQYAGVPSVVMTHWDVNDKYSADLIAGFYTYLAKGLEKNMALHRAKLDMINKGNAMYSHPYYWAGFTLIGNETAIVSRKSNFGKGLEYIIPILIILALIIRKKKKNG; encoded by the coding sequence GTGTCAACACTTTTAACTGTTAGTGCTCAAGAAACTAATATTAAAAAAGATTTCCTAAAACGTGATCAAGAACAATTTAACAAACTTATTCAACGCAAATCACTCGACTCTACTTATAATTTCCTAAACACCTTCAACAATAGAAACATAAATAACTTATTAAGTTGGAAAATTTTAGCTTATGAGTATTGGAAAAAGGGGGATATGACTAATTCGTCGAATATTGTCTTTTGGTTAAAAGGTAAAACAAAAAAGTTTCCTGATCCTAATGAATTATATCCTCAACTGTATCATTTAATAGGAAATATTTATTTCTATAATAATGAATATGACAGTGCAATTATCAATTATAAGAAAACTATTAGCTACCGCGAAAATCACATTCAGGTTTACGATACAATTTTAATAGATACCTATCAGAATATCAGTCAGATATACTCCATAAAAGGTGATTCGGTAAATACATTTTCCTATCTTGGCAAAGCCAAAGAGATAGTATATTTACAAAGCAATAACATAGTTCAACTTGCATCTATTTACGGAAGATTTGGAGATTCTTATTCCAGATTATCCCATTACGATTTAGCCGAAAATTACTATAATGAAGCCATCGAAATGCTAGATGAAGAAAACCCTGAACATCAGGAAGAATTGGGATTATTATACTCAAGAAAAGGATTTTTGAACCATTTTCTTGCTAAATATTCGAAAGCTATTGATTTATACAAAAAATCTTTAGTGTTTTTTAATAAGGCTAATGGTTCGGTTTTAGAAAAAGCCCGCATTATACAATCGCAAGCATCCTCTCTTTACATGCTGAAAGATTACGAAAATGCTTTAAACTTATATTTACAGGCAAATTCTATTTATAGAGAACTTTTGCCGGATAATCATTCTTTGTTAATTAATTCGTATTCCGATTTAGCCACTGTTTACAAAAGCTTAGAAGATTACGACAAAGCAATTGAATATTTTAAGTTAGCCCGCTCATTAAAAGAATTAAAGCCCGACCAATTACGTGTTTTTGGAGAAACACTATGGAAAGCCAACCGTATAGATGATGCCGAAGCTATGCTTAAATGGGCAAATCATCTTGCAATAACTAAGAGTGTTATAGACGAAAAAGAAGCCGCAGACACTTATTTTTGGTTAGGCTCTTTTTATTTACAAACAGGTAGAGATAAGCTGCTTGGTTTATATTATTTGAATCTTGCTGTTGGCGGATATCATTCTTCTTTGGGGGATAAAAACGAACCTTTGGGTCGTGCTTTACTGGCTCAAGCAAAATATTTTATCAAAGAAAACGACACAGAAAAAGCTTTAGAAATTATTCAAAAATCTATTATAGCCTTAACTCCGGGATTTAATTCAACCGACATTTTGATAAATCCTGAAAAAGTAAATATTAAATTATCGTCGGTAACCAATAGTATAGGCTGGAAAGCTCGTGCATTGGCTCAATATTATGAAAAAACTAAAGACATAAAATATCTTAAAGCATCTTTCGATACCTATCAATTGAGTATAAAATTGGTTGAAGGATTTCGCCTTTCACAAAAATACTCTTCTAATCTGATTTTAAATAAAGAAGTAAACAACCTTCTCAATCAAGCTATTCAGGTTTCGTACAAACTTTATTTACTCAGTAAAGAATCAAAATATTTTAATGCCGGCTTTTCTCTTATTGAACAAAACAAATCAACTGCTTTATTAGCAAGTTTACAACAAAATGATTCTATTCATTTATCAAACGTTCCAAACGAATTAATCAAAAAAGAAAATAGCCTAAAACAAAGCTTACTAAGCCTCGAAGAAAAAATGGAAGGCTTAACATCAAACAAAAAAACAACTTGGATATATCTTCAACAAAAACAAATTTTTAAAAAAAGTCTGGATAGTATACAAAAAGTTTTAGCTGCTAATTATCCCGAGTATTACAGACTTTTTTACGGAAATAATATCATCCAAATTTCGGATGTGCAGAAACAATTATCAAAGAATAAAGTCATAGTAGATTATGCTTTAAGTGATTCTTTACTTTTAGTTTATGTTATTTCGAAAAAAGAAGCGGCTGTGTTTTCAAAAAAAATACCACAGGGTTTTAACAATTCTATTCTACGCCTATTACAACTTTTACACCACGTAAACACAGATAATAGTTATGCCGATTATAAGTCGTTTATAAGTTTAGCATACGAGAATTATCAATTTCTTTTAGGGGATTTTGCTGAGCAAATTAAAGGAAAAGAATTACTCATAATCCCCGATGGGATACTTAGCTATTTACCTTTTGATATTTTGCTTAGCGACACTGCTGTAAATGAACGACCTAACTATAGAGATTTACCATATTTTATTAACGATAATGTATGCAGCACCTTAAACTCAGCAGCAATTTATTTTAGCTACACACAGAAAAAGAAAGCTAATCATGGACAAATAATTGCTTTTGCTCCAACTTATACTTTTCTAGACCGGTGTGACACGACAATAAAAGATGATTATATTTTAATGCCTTTATTGTATGTTAACAAAGAGCTCGAGAGTATTTCCACTTTTTTCAGTCCTAAAATATTTAAAGGCGAAGAAGCAACAAAAAAGAACTTTAAAAAAGAGGCTCCTAAAGCTTCCGTTTTGCATCTCGCTATGCATGCCGTTTTAAATGATGATAATCCTTTGGAATCAAAATTAGTTTTTTCTAACGACAAGCATTCATCCGGAATGTTTACTGTAAGTGAACTATTTGGCATGAATTTAAGTGCCGATCTTGCAGTTTTAAGTGCTTGTAATTCCGGTAACGGAAAACTAAACAAAGGCGAGGGCATTATGAGTCTTTCTACCGGATTTCAATATGCAGGAGTACCAAGTGTTGTCATGACACATTGGGATGTTAACGATAAATATAGTGCCGACCTTATAGCCGGATTTTACACTTATTTAGCTAAAGGATTAGAAAAAAACATGGCTTTACATCGCGCTAAATTAGATATGATAAATAAAGGAAATGCTATGTATTCTCACCCCTATTATTGGGCAGGATTTACCCTTATAGGAAATGAAACAGCAATAGTTTCTCGCAAATCCAATTTTGGAAAAGGCTTAGAATATATAATACCAATTCTAATAATCCTTGCCTTAATAATACGTAAAAAGAAAAAAAATGGATAG
- a CDS encoding nucleotide exchange factor GrpE: protein MNKETKKSKKDHATNKPKKDTAKKAKTKKLDEKEQSVEEKKIEEVKEDNQEEIPSCETDIEQLEATIAELKDKHLRLFSEFENYRRRTMKERIELFKTASSEIIIELLGILDDFDRANKSFETATDIEAVKQGFELIHSKLQGLLAKKGLESMDALEKDFDTDFHEAITEIPAPTKELKSKVVDVIEKGYLLNGKVIRFAKVVVGK from the coding sequence ATGAATAAGGAAACAAAAAAAAGTAAAAAAGACCACGCTACTAATAAGCCAAAAAAAGATACTGCTAAAAAAGCAAAGACTAAAAAGTTAGATGAAAAAGAGCAGTCTGTTGAAGAGAAAAAAATAGAGGAAGTTAAAGAAGATAATCAAGAGGAAATACCTTCTTGCGAAACTGATATTGAGCAATTAGAAGCAACAATTGCTGAACTAAAAGATAAGCACTTACGGTTATTTTCCGAATTTGAGAATTATCGCAGACGCACAATGAAAGAGCGTATAGAATTATTCAAAACTGCTTCTTCGGAAATTATTATAGAGTTACTCGGTATACTTGATGATTTTGATAGAGCAAATAAATCTTTTGAAACGGCTACCGATATAGAAGCTGTTAAGCAGGGGTTTGAACTAATTCACTCTAAACTTCAAGGTTTGCTTGCAAAAAAAGGTTTAGAGAGTATGGATGCTTTAGAAAAAGATTTTGATACTGATTTTCATGAAGCTATTACTGAGATTCCTGCTCCAACAAAAGAGCTTAAGTCGAAAGTTGTTGATGTTATTGAAAAAGGATATTTATTAAACGGTAAAGTTATTCGCTTTGCTAAAGTAGTAGTTGGGAAATAA
- the dnaJ gene encoding molecular chaperone DnaJ: MSKRDYYDILGVDKNATETELKKAYRKVAIKYHPDKNPNDKGAEEKFKEAAEAYDVLSDSQKRQRYDRYGHAGVGGAAGGGGFSGGGMNMDDIFSHFGDIFGGGFGGGFGGGGSRRHVNRGSNLRIKVKLTLEEIVKGAEKKVKVTKYVSCNSCNGTGAESGGTQTCSTCHGTGQVTRIVNSFLGQMQTSTTCPQCGGEGEIIKHKCKACHGNGIVKGEEVISLSIPAGVAEGMQLSVSGKGNAAARGGIAGDLIVLIEEIEHPDLVRDGSNLLHDHFISFPDAALGCTINVPTVEGMAKVKVEAGTQPGRVLRLKGKGLPDVNSYGRGDLLVTINAWVPKKLNPNEREALNKMNQSVNFQPDPNTKEKGFFNRMRDYFR; this comes from the coding sequence ATGAGTAAAAGAGATTATTACGATATATTAGGTGTTGATAAAAATGCTACTGAAACAGAGCTGAAAAAAGCTTATCGTAAGGTTGCTATCAAATATCACCCTGATAAAAATCCGAATGATAAAGGAGCAGAAGAAAAATTTAAGGAGGCTGCAGAAGCTTATGATGTTTTAAGCGATTCGCAAAAAAGACAACGTTACGATAGGTATGGTCATGCCGGAGTTGGAGGAGCTGCCGGAGGTGGTGGCTTTAGTGGTGGAGGTATGAATATGGATGATATCTTTAGCCACTTTGGTGATATTTTTGGTGGTGGCTTTGGTGGTGGCTTTGGCGGAGGCGGAAGTCGTCGCCATGTTAATCGCGGCTCAAATCTTCGTATAAAAGTTAAACTTACACTTGAAGAAATTGTAAAGGGAGCCGAGAAAAAAGTAAAAGTAACTAAATATGTTAGTTGTAATAGCTGTAATGGAACAGGTGCTGAAAGCGGAGGAACACAAACTTGTAGCACTTGTCATGGTACAGGGCAGGTTACGCGTATTGTAAATAGTTTTCTCGGTCAGATGCAAACCTCTACTACTTGTCCGCAATGTGGTGGCGAAGGTGAAATTATTAAACATAAATGTAAGGCTTGTCACGGTAATGGTATTGTAAAAGGTGAGGAAGTGATTTCTCTTTCTATTCCTGCCGGTGTTGCTGAAGGTATGCAACTTTCTGTTTCGGGTAAGGGGAATGCAGCTGCTCGTGGAGGAATCGCTGGTGATTTAATTGTTCTTATTGAAGAAATTGAACATCCAGATTTAGTTCGTGATGGTAGTAATTTATTGCACGATCATTTTATTAGTTTCCCCGATGCTGCTCTTGGTTGTACTATTAATGTGCCTACTGTTGAAGGAATGGCAAAAGTTAAAGTTGAAGCGGGAACTCAACCCGGAAGAGTGCTTAGATTAAAAGGCAAAGGCTTGCCTGATGTTAATTCTTATGGACGTGGTGACTTGCTCGTAACTATTAATGCTTGGGTTCCTAAAAAACTTAATCCTAACGAGCGCGAAGCTCTTAATAAAATGAATCAGTCGGTTAATTTTCAACCCGACCCAAATACTAAAGAAAAAGGATTCTTTAATCGTATGCGCGACTATTTTAGATAA
- a CDS encoding serine hydrolase, with protein sequence MKNYFLILLFIFLGFSTVTQAQKKINTKKLDKQLQQSFQDFELNGLSVLILKDGERVFEKNYGTRDLENPITSNSLYNIASVTKAFTGALMAKLVYEKKIKWDDLVIDYLPDFQLADAYITSHLTIADLLSHRSGMGTFYGDLLWYETERSNADILHRMRYLPVTNRFRDQFGYQNNMYIVAAEILKKVTGQDWETYISENILLPLEMTQTRTSGNKLEETQELAHPIINNKVVGLSMKRPHAAASLFTSPNELSHWAEMLLNNGIYKGDTILNSAIIADMFTGRTLQSVSGLKKMAGANFSQYALGWSVWDFNGTPIYEHGGGMPGYISKFVLIPEYDMAFIILTNTLSSFPTALEYHLLSQLSGDKSTDWISLFKDFKEKGEAGEIKAKEKRLASRVEGTSPRLELSEYVGTYEDKMYGKAEITFVDGKLHLVFVPAKHIFFSDMEHWNYDTFKIKFADEFLPEGYISFDFDSWNKIKGFKIDLKSNDFHFFNLDFKKLD encoded by the coding sequence ATGAAGAACTATTTTTTAATTCTATTGTTTATATTTTTAGGATTTTCCACCGTAACTCAAGCCCAAAAAAAAATTAATACCAAAAAATTAGATAAGCAACTACAACAATCTTTTCAAGATTTTGAGCTAAACGGACTTTCTGTGCTTATCCTAAAAGATGGTGAACGAGTTTTCGAGAAAAATTACGGGACAAGAGATTTAGAAAACCCAATAACATCCAACTCATTATACAATATTGCTTCCGTAACAAAAGCCTTTACAGGTGCATTAATGGCAAAACTTGTTTATGAAAAGAAAATTAAATGGGATGATTTAGTTATCGATTACCTCCCCGATTTTCAATTGGCCGATGCCTATATTACCAGTCATTTAACCATCGCTGACTTGCTAAGCCACCGTAGTGGAATGGGGACTTTTTATGGCGATTTACTTTGGTACGAAACGGAGCGTAGCAATGCCGATATCCTTCACCGTATGCGTTATTTACCCGTTACCAATCGTTTTCGCGATCAGTTTGGCTATCAAAACAATATGTATATTGTTGCCGCAGAGATCCTTAAAAAAGTTACAGGGCAAGATTGGGAAACCTATATCAGCGAAAATATTCTATTGCCTTTAGAAATGACTCAAACGAGGACATCGGGCAATAAGTTAGAAGAAACTCAAGAGCTTGCTCATCCAATCATCAACAATAAAGTCGTTGGACTTTCTATGAAAAGACCACATGCCGCGGCAAGTCTTTTCACTTCTCCTAATGAGTTAAGTCATTGGGCTGAAATGCTTTTGAATAATGGAATTTATAAAGGCGATACTATTCTTAATTCCGCAATTATTGCAGATATGTTTACAGGCAGAACTTTACAATCGGTTTCTGGCTTAAAGAAAATGGCAGGTGCTAATTTTAGTCAATATGCCTTGGGCTGGTCGGTTTGGGATTTTAATGGAACGCCTATTTATGAGCACGGTGGAGGAATGCCCGGCTATATCTCCAAATTTGTACTTATTCCAGAATATGATATGGCTTTTATAATCCTCACAAATACACTCAGCAGCTTTCCTACAGCATTAGAATACCATTTATTGTCACAGCTCAGCGGAGATAAATCAACGGATTGGATAAGCCTTTTTAAGGATTTTAAAGAAAAAGGTGAAGCTGGTGAAATTAAAGCAAAAGAAAAACGTTTAGCCTCTCGTGTAGAAGGGACGAGCCCTCGTCTTGAATTATCCGAATATGTTGGTACTTACGAGGATAAAATGTATGGCAAAGCTGAAATCACTTTTGTTGATGGAAAGCTACACCTTGTATTTGTTCCAGCAAAGCACATCTTCTTTTCGGATATGGAGCATTGGAATTACGACACCTTTAAAATAAAATTTGCTGATGAATTTTTACCCGAAGGTTATATTAGTTTCGATTTTGATTCGTGGAATAAAATTAAAGGATTTAAGATTGATTTAAAGAGTAATGACTTCCACTTTTTTAATCTTGACTTTAAGAAATTAGATTAA